A portion of the Deinococcus ruber genome contains these proteins:
- the dinB gene encoding DNA polymerase IV — MSARKIIHVDMDAFFASVEIRDQPSLQGNPVAVAYYGPRSVVTTASYEARAFGVHSALPLRMALQRCPGLIVVEPRMAVYREVSQQIQQVFHTYTDLVEMMSVDEAFLDLTHPLQGPASATLLARQIKHDITARTGGLTASVGVSYCKSLSKLASGQQKPDGLTVILPEEADAVTAALPIESFYGIGPKTAERMSALDVRTGQDLRRFTLQELQQRFGKVGQHYYNIVRGIDERPVDPSDDRKSVGSEDTFESDIRDLQLLQQTLGEIAGRTAARLAHHHLAGRTITLKIKFANFQQLTRQITLPVALSTPEALHRVAVMLLTPALLQGRAVRLLGITVGALQDADQLPAQPALFQDV; from the coding sequence ATGTCTGCCCGCAAGATCATCCACGTCGATATGGATGCCTTCTTCGCCAGCGTTGAGATCCGCGACCAACCCAGCCTCCAAGGCAACCCCGTCGCAGTCGCCTACTATGGTCCCCGCAGTGTCGTCACCACGGCCAGCTACGAAGCCCGAGCATTTGGCGTCCACAGTGCGTTGCCACTCCGGATGGCGCTCCAGCGGTGCCCTGGGCTGATCGTGGTCGAACCCCGCATGGCGGTGTACCGCGAGGTCAGCCAGCAGATTCAGCAGGTCTTCCACACCTACACCGACCTGGTCGAGATGATGTCCGTCGATGAAGCCTTCCTAGACTTGACCCACCCGCTCCAAGGTCCGGCCAGCGCCACGCTCCTGGCACGGCAGATCAAACACGACATCACCGCTCGGACCGGTGGACTGACGGCCTCCGTGGGTGTGTCGTATTGCAAGTCACTCAGCAAATTAGCAAGCGGCCAACAGAAACCAGACGGATTAACGGTCATTCTTCCTGAGGAGGCGGATGCGGTCACCGCGGCACTCCCCATCGAGTCCTTCTACGGCATCGGCCCAAAAACAGCCGAGCGGATGTCTGCCTTGGACGTCCGCACCGGGCAGGATCTGCGCCGCTTCACGCTCCAAGAACTCCAGCAGCGTTTCGGCAAGGTCGGCCAGCACTATTACAACATCGTTCGGGGCATTGACGAGCGCCCCGTTGACCCGAGTGATGATCGCAAGAGTGTCGGCAGCGAGGATACCTTCGAATCAGACATCCGCGACCTCCAACTGCTACAGCAGACGCTCGGCGAGATCGCGGGCCGCACCGCCGCTCGCCTCGCGCACCATCACCTCGCAGGCCGTACCATCACCCTCAAGATCAAGTTCGCCAACTTCCAGCAACTCACCCGCCAGATCACGCTCCCCGTCGCGCTCAGCACCCCCGAAGCCCTGCACCGCGTGGCGGTGATGCTTCTCACGCCAGCGTTATTGCAGGGCCGCGCAGTCCGTCTACTGGGCATTACTGTCGGCGCCCTGCAAGACGCCGATCAGCTCCCAGCACAACCGGCCCTCTTTCAAGACGTCTGA